One region of Citrus sinensis cultivar Valencia sweet orange chromosome 6, DVS_A1.0, whole genome shotgun sequence genomic DNA includes:
- the LOC102619999 gene encoding cyclic nucleotide-gated ion channel 2 isoform X2: MFFSQGRSDGNHSNNGEHIIKFGSIIEYCNACTTQPGFSSSHAHHQPSAAGSPLPQSRPDYQTRTRILDPRCDFVQKLNRVLLLARGIALAVDPLFFYVFSLYVAPGRGGAPCVYMDAELALIVTVIRTCVDVVHLWHLWLQFRLAYVSRESLVVGCGKLVWDARAIARHYVISPTKFWLDVFVILPIPQAVLWLVVPKLIKEDRMKLIMTILILVILFQFLPKVYHSLCLMRRMRKVTGYIFGTVWWGFCINLIAYLIFSHVAGGCWYALATQRIVSCLQQQCENSKSCDFPVSCSKVYHKSEFPLALMVGKSSCLDDDGPYRYGIYAAALPVISSNSTADTILYPIFWGLLNLSSFGNELEPTSNVLEVMFSICIVLCGLTLFTLLVGNIQVSLQVVMARRKKIQLRSRDMEWWMRRRQLTSGLKWRVRHFERQRWATMGEDELDWIEDLPQGLRRDIKRYLCLDLVKKVPLFHCLDDLVLDNICDRVKALIYSKDEKIIREGNPVSRMVFLVRGRIKRSQSLSKGKLATSVLGPGGFLGDELLSWCLRRPFKDRLPASPATFTCMESVEAYGLNASDLRYIADHFRYKLADERLKRITRYYSSNWRTWAAVNIQFAWRRYRIRIRGGTAENVSHVMGNEIEGIERRLRRYAAMFMSIRPHDHLE, translated from the exons ATGTTCTTCAG TCAAGGTAGATCAGATGGTAACCATAGCAACAACGGGGagcacataattaaatttggttCAATCATTGAGTACTGCAACGCATGCACCACTCAACCTGGCTTCTCCAGCTCCCACGCCCACCACCAACCCTCTGCTGCTGGATCACCCCTCCCCCAATCTCGACCCGATTATCAGACCCGGACCCGCATCTTGGACCCGCGCTGTGATTTCGTCCAAAAGTTGAACAGAGTTTTGTTGCTGGCTCGTGGGATTGCCCTGGCCGTCGATCCCCTGTTCTTTTACGTGTTTTCCTTGTACGTTGCGCCTGGTAGAGGTGGGGCCCCTTGTGTCTACATGGATGCTGAGCTGGCACTGATTGTGACGGTTATTCGCACGTGCGTTGATGTCGTGCATTTGTGGCACTTGTGGCTTCAGTTCAGGCTGGCTTACGTGTCCAGGGAATCGCTTGTTGTCGGTTGTGGCAAACTCGTGTGGGACGCACGTGCGATTGCTCGTCACTATGTCATATCTCCTACAAAATTTTGGCTTGATGTTTTTGTCATACTACCGATTCCTCAG GCAGTATTATGGCTGGTGGTACCAAAACTAATCAAAGAAGACAGAATGAAGCTGATTATGACGATACTTATATTAGTTATATTGTTTCAGTTCCTGCCTAAAGTGTATCACAGCCTCTGCttaatgagaagaatgaggaAGGTCACAGGGTACATTTTTGGTACAGTTTGGTGGGGTTTCTGCATCAATCTCATTGCCTACTTAATCTTCTCACAT GTTGCGGGAGGGTGCTGGTATGCACTGGCGACCCAACGTATAGTTTCATGTCTCCAGCAGCAATGTGAGAATAGCAAAAGTTGTGATTTTCCTGTGTCTTGCTCAAAGGTGTATCATAAATCCGAGTTCCCGTTGGCGTTGATGGTCGGGAAATCATCGTGTTTAGATGATGATGGACCGTACAGATATGGCATATATGCGGCAGCTCTTCCTGTCATTTCTAGCAACTCCACTGCTGATACAATCCTTTATCCCATTTTCTGGGGCTTGTTAAACCTGAG CTCTTTTGGCAATGAGCTTGAGCCCACAAGTAATGTGCTAGAAGTGATGTTTAGCATATGCATTGTGCTCTGTGGCTTGACACTCTTCACTTTACTAGTTGGAAATATCCAG gtGTCGTTGCAAGTGGTAATGGCAAGGAGGAAGAAAATACAGTTGAGAAGTCGAGATATGGAATGGTGGATGAGGCGAAGGCAGTTGACGTCGGGTTTGAAGTGGCGGGTACGCCATTTCGAACGGCAGCGATGGGCAACCATGGGAGAAGAtgaattggattggattgaagaCTTGCCTCAAGGGCTAAGGAGGGACATTAAGCGTTATCTTTGCCTAGACCTTGTCAAAAAG GTACCTCTTTTCCATTGCTTGGATGATCTTGTTCTTGACAATATATGCGACCGAGTCAAGGCCCTTATATACTCCAAAGATGAAAAG ATAATAAGAGAAGGGAACCCTGTGTCAAGAATGGTGTTCTTAGTCCGAGGCCGCATTAAACGTAGCCAAAGCCTAAGCAAAGGCAAGCTAGCCACTAGTGTACTCGGCCCTGGTGGCTTCCTGGGGGATGAGCTGCTCTCATGGTGCCTCCGCCGGCCATTCAAGGACCGGCTTCCGGCATCCCCGGCAACATTTACTTGCATGGAATCAGTAGAGGCATATGGCCTCAATGCGAGTGACTTGAGGTACATTGCTGATCATTTTCGGTACAAGTTAGCCGATGAGAGGCTTAAGAGAATAACAAGATATTACTCATCAAATTGGAGAACATGGGCAGCTGTGAATATACAATTTGCTTGGAGGAGATACAGGATTAGAATTAGAGGCGGTACCGCAGAAAATGTGAGTCATGTAATGGGAAACGAAATTGAGGGCATTGAACGAAGGCTTAGAAGGTATGCTGCTATGTTCATGTCAATTAGACCACACGACCACCTTGAATAA
- the LOC102619999 gene encoding cyclic nucleotide-gated ion channel 2 isoform X1 — MFFRLCSQGRSDGNHSNNGEHIIKFGSIIEYCNACTTQPGFSSSHAHHQPSAAGSPLPQSRPDYQTRTRILDPRCDFVQKLNRVLLLARGIALAVDPLFFYVFSLYVAPGRGGAPCVYMDAELALIVTVIRTCVDVVHLWHLWLQFRLAYVSRESLVVGCGKLVWDARAIARHYVISPTKFWLDVFVILPIPQAVLWLVVPKLIKEDRMKLIMTILILVILFQFLPKVYHSLCLMRRMRKVTGYIFGTVWWGFCINLIAYLIFSHVAGGCWYALATQRIVSCLQQQCENSKSCDFPVSCSKVYHKSEFPLALMVGKSSCLDDDGPYRYGIYAAALPVISSNSTADTILYPIFWGLLNLSSFGNELEPTSNVLEVMFSICIVLCGLTLFTLLVGNIQVSLQVVMARRKKIQLRSRDMEWWMRRRQLTSGLKWRVRHFERQRWATMGEDELDWIEDLPQGLRRDIKRYLCLDLVKKVPLFHCLDDLVLDNICDRVKALIYSKDEKIIREGNPVSRMVFLVRGRIKRSQSLSKGKLATSVLGPGGFLGDELLSWCLRRPFKDRLPASPATFTCMESVEAYGLNASDLRYIADHFRYKLADERLKRITRYYSSNWRTWAAVNIQFAWRRYRIRIRGGTAENVSHVMGNEIEGIERRLRRYAAMFMSIRPHDHLE; from the exons ATGTTCTTCAG GTTATGCAGTCAAGGTAGATCAGATGGTAACCATAGCAACAACGGGGagcacataattaaatttggttCAATCATTGAGTACTGCAACGCATGCACCACTCAACCTGGCTTCTCCAGCTCCCACGCCCACCACCAACCCTCTGCTGCTGGATCACCCCTCCCCCAATCTCGACCCGATTATCAGACCCGGACCCGCATCTTGGACCCGCGCTGTGATTTCGTCCAAAAGTTGAACAGAGTTTTGTTGCTGGCTCGTGGGATTGCCCTGGCCGTCGATCCCCTGTTCTTTTACGTGTTTTCCTTGTACGTTGCGCCTGGTAGAGGTGGGGCCCCTTGTGTCTACATGGATGCTGAGCTGGCACTGATTGTGACGGTTATTCGCACGTGCGTTGATGTCGTGCATTTGTGGCACTTGTGGCTTCAGTTCAGGCTGGCTTACGTGTCCAGGGAATCGCTTGTTGTCGGTTGTGGCAAACTCGTGTGGGACGCACGTGCGATTGCTCGTCACTATGTCATATCTCCTACAAAATTTTGGCTTGATGTTTTTGTCATACTACCGATTCCTCAG GCAGTATTATGGCTGGTGGTACCAAAACTAATCAAAGAAGACAGAATGAAGCTGATTATGACGATACTTATATTAGTTATATTGTTTCAGTTCCTGCCTAAAGTGTATCACAGCCTCTGCttaatgagaagaatgaggaAGGTCACAGGGTACATTTTTGGTACAGTTTGGTGGGGTTTCTGCATCAATCTCATTGCCTACTTAATCTTCTCACAT GTTGCGGGAGGGTGCTGGTATGCACTGGCGACCCAACGTATAGTTTCATGTCTCCAGCAGCAATGTGAGAATAGCAAAAGTTGTGATTTTCCTGTGTCTTGCTCAAAGGTGTATCATAAATCCGAGTTCCCGTTGGCGTTGATGGTCGGGAAATCATCGTGTTTAGATGATGATGGACCGTACAGATATGGCATATATGCGGCAGCTCTTCCTGTCATTTCTAGCAACTCCACTGCTGATACAATCCTTTATCCCATTTTCTGGGGCTTGTTAAACCTGAG CTCTTTTGGCAATGAGCTTGAGCCCACAAGTAATGTGCTAGAAGTGATGTTTAGCATATGCATTGTGCTCTGTGGCTTGACACTCTTCACTTTACTAGTTGGAAATATCCAG gtGTCGTTGCAAGTGGTAATGGCAAGGAGGAAGAAAATACAGTTGAGAAGTCGAGATATGGAATGGTGGATGAGGCGAAGGCAGTTGACGTCGGGTTTGAAGTGGCGGGTACGCCATTTCGAACGGCAGCGATGGGCAACCATGGGAGAAGAtgaattggattggattgaagaCTTGCCTCAAGGGCTAAGGAGGGACATTAAGCGTTATCTTTGCCTAGACCTTGTCAAAAAG GTACCTCTTTTCCATTGCTTGGATGATCTTGTTCTTGACAATATATGCGACCGAGTCAAGGCCCTTATATACTCCAAAGATGAAAAG ATAATAAGAGAAGGGAACCCTGTGTCAAGAATGGTGTTCTTAGTCCGAGGCCGCATTAAACGTAGCCAAAGCCTAAGCAAAGGCAAGCTAGCCACTAGTGTACTCGGCCCTGGTGGCTTCCTGGGGGATGAGCTGCTCTCATGGTGCCTCCGCCGGCCATTCAAGGACCGGCTTCCGGCATCCCCGGCAACATTTACTTGCATGGAATCAGTAGAGGCATATGGCCTCAATGCGAGTGACTTGAGGTACATTGCTGATCATTTTCGGTACAAGTTAGCCGATGAGAGGCTTAAGAGAATAACAAGATATTACTCATCAAATTGGAGAACATGGGCAGCTGTGAATATACAATTTGCTTGGAGGAGATACAGGATTAGAATTAGAGGCGGTACCGCAGAAAATGTGAGTCATGTAATGGGAAACGAAATTGAGGGCATTGAACGAAGGCTTAGAAGGTATGCTGCTATGTTCATGTCAATTAGACCACACGACCACCTTGAATAA